In uncultured Desulfuromusa sp., a genomic segment contains:
- a CDS encoding response regulator codes for MTTILIVDDEHNTRIGLVKMLCQDGYKTESVANGIEALEYLDEKTVDLVITDINMPKMNGFVFVRKLNQYYPPHKSHYDDCLY; via the coding sequence ATGACGACAATCTTAATTGTTGATGACGAACATAATACCCGCATTGGTTTAGTGAAGATGCTCTGTCAGGATGGATATAAAACCGAGTCTGTTGCCAATGGGATAGAAGCTTTAGAGTATCTTGATGAAAAAACGGTTGATCTGGTTATAACAGATATCAATATGCCAAAGATGAATGGTTTCGTCTTTGTCCGCAAATTGAATCAATATTATCCCCCACATAAAAGTCATTATGATGACTGCTTGTATTGA
- a CDS encoding tetratricopeptide repeat protein, whose translation MLRRLKTVLIVLVVGLCSCAPVTREANQDVQQADTHYKLAMAHLQSRNPTLALKELLIAVKQDPENSSIHVALAQAYQLKKAFPQAETHYLKALDLDNNEPRYQNNLASLYLEMEEWEKAIHYFDLAANNLLFANAHVAVAGQAYAYFKKNDFNTALDYATKAIKMSPRYASAYYLKSEIYHEMGNVDQEKYSLQRAISVAPQFIRARYQLAILLLQEKSVDEAVDQLKIILEVSPSSELGQKASSILKTLPDS comes from the coding sequence ATGCTCAGAAGATTGAAAACTGTTCTTATTGTTCTTGTGGTAGGCCTTTGTTCCTGTGCTCCTGTCACTCGTGAAGCAAACCAGGATGTTCAACAGGCAGATACCCATTATAAGCTGGCTATGGCTCATCTCCAGTCTAGAAATCCGACTCTTGCTTTGAAAGAATTGTTGATTGCAGTGAAGCAAGATCCGGAGAACAGTTCAATACACGTTGCTTTAGCTCAGGCTTATCAGCTGAAAAAAGCCTTTCCACAAGCTGAAACGCACTATTTGAAAGCGCTTGATCTAGACAATAATGAACCACGATATCAGAACAATTTGGCGAGTCTCTATCTCGAAATGGAGGAGTGGGAAAAAGCTATTCATTATTTTGATCTGGCTGCGAATAATCTTCTTTTTGCAAATGCCCATGTTGCTGTTGCCGGCCAGGCCTATGCTTATTTTAAGAAGAATGATTTCAATACCGCATTGGATTATGCAACAAAAGCAATAAAGATGTCTCCCCGTTATGCCTCTGCCTATTATCTTAAAAGCGAGATTTATCATGAGATGGGGAATGTTGATCAAGAAAAGTATTCCTTACAACGTGCTATAAGTGTTGCGCCACAATTCATCAGAGCACGTTACCAGCTTGCTATTTTATTATTGCAGGAAAAATCAGTGGATGAAGCTGTCGATCAACTGAAAATAATCCTCGAAGTGTCACCTTCTTCTGAGCTTGGACAAAAGGCAAGCAGTATATTGAAAACATTACCTGACTCTTGA
- a CDS encoding universal stress protein has product MKKISTVLTAIDFSDSSDNAFQMALSLAKSFSAKLLVLHVINEPVNLRGFYVPHISFEKLEEEIEEGAQKMMESFCRSNLVDFTDYECLIVAGLPYEQIIKQAEEKSADLIVLGTHGRTGIDHVLFGSTAEKVVRKSDVPVLTVKLGE; this is encoded by the coding sequence ATGAAAAAAATATCGACAGTTTTAACGGCTATTGATTTCTCTGACAGTTCGGATAATGCGTTCCAGATGGCATTATCATTGGCAAAGAGTTTTTCTGCAAAGTTACTTGTTCTGCATGTTATTAACGAACCTGTCAATTTGCGTGGGTTTTATGTCCCTCATATTTCATTTGAAAAGCTCGAGGAGGAGATTGAAGAGGGTGCTCAGAAAATGATGGAAAGTTTTTGCCGGAGCAATCTGGTTGATTTTACAGATTATGAATGTCTTATTGTTGCTGGATTACCCTATGAACAAATTATTAAACAGGCTGAGGAAAAATCAGCTGATTTGATTGTTCTTGGAACTCATGGCCGGACCGGTATTGATCATGTTCTGTTTGGCAGTACAGCAGAAAAAGTTGTTAGAAAATCTGATGTGCCGGTTTTGACCGTAAAATTAGGAGAATAA